The genomic window ACGCGTCCTCGTGACGGGCGGCGCCGGTTTCCTCGGGGGCTACGTGGTGGACAAACTGCGCCGGCGGGACGTGAAGGAGATTTTCGTCCCAACCATCGAGGAGTACGACCTCGTACAGTTGGAAGCCATCAAGCGCATGCTGCGGGACTCCCGGCCGGACGTCATCATCCAT from Anaerolineales bacterium includes these protein-coding regions:
- a CDS encoding sugar nucleotide-binding protein, whose amino-acid sequence is MPEEVKPDEFWGIRRVLVTGGAGFLGGYVVDKLRRRDVKEIFVPTIEEYDLVQLEAIKRMLRDSRPDVIIH